From Fulvivirga lutea:
GTTGCTTGTAATTTCTGTAGATTTCAATAATTGTTTAGTCACATCATCAGAAGTAACGCCTTCAGCCTCAGCTTTAAAATTGACGATTACTCTATGGCGTAATACTGGTAGTGCTACTTTCTCAATATCAGCCTTGGTTACGCACAGCCTACCTTCTTGCAATGCATTAGCTTTGGCTGTAAGTATGATTGCTTGTCCTGCTCTTGGGCCCGCACCCCAGGCTACCCATTCTTTTACATAGTCAGAAATTGTAGTTGCTGGTCTTGTAGCACGCACTAGTCTACTCACTAAGCTTACAAGATCATCACTGATGGGCACATCTCTTACCATACTTTGAAGCTTCACGATATCTTCACCAGATATAACCCCGTTCACCTTTTCTTTCTTCTTTCCGGTAGTAGATTTTAATATTTCCGTTTCTTCTGCCTCTCCCGGATAGTCCAGTTGAATATAAAGCAAGAACCTGTCTAGTTGCGCTTCAGGTAAAGGAAACGTACCTGCTTGCTCTATAGGGTTTTGGGTAGCAAGGATTAAGAATGGTTTATCTAATGAATAAGTCTTACCTGCATAAGTCACTTCAAACTCCTGCATGGCTTCTAGTAACGCAGATTGAGTTTTAGGAGGCGTTCTATTGATTTCATCGGCTAGTACAATGTTGGAGAAAATTGGCCCTTCATTGAACTTGAAAAACTTCTTACCGGTGCTATGGTCTTCCTCCAGAATTTCAGTTCCTACAATGTCAGAAGGCATTAAGTCTGGAGTAAACTGAATTCTCCTAAATTTTAAATGCATTGCTTCTGATAATGTCCTGATCATTAATGTTTTAGCTAGTCCTGGTACACCTTCTAATAAGGCATGGCCTCCCGCTAAAAATGTAATAATCAATTGATCAACGATCTCATTCTGACCAACAATTACTTTGGCAATTTCCTTTTTTAAATCGGACAGCTTTTCAACTAATTGAACCACTTCCCCTTCTGCTTTTTCAATATCCTGCTCCATATTTTCATATTAAGAGGTTAGCGCATACATGACAATGTTGACTGCAAACCTCGTGTTATCTATTTTATACCATCTTTTATTTCTGAAATCGTAATCCCACTCACAGCCATAATCTTTATTGCTATATAATACCCCTATTCTGCCATCCACTTCTACAGCCTTCAAATAATCATGTACCAAATCGTCACCCCACCCATTTAACTCTTGCGAGGTTGTTGGTGGGCCATCTTCAAAAGTGAAAAACGATGAATAGATCGAATGATCATTTGGAATTTTTTTCAACTTATTTGCACCAAAGGTTCGGATCATCTGTTCCTCAAATGATTTGGCAAAAAGCCCATCAATATCATGGTTACAGTCATCTACGAATACAAACCCACCATTCTCCACATACTTTTTAAAATTTTCGTTCTCCTTATCAGAAAACTGAACAAGTTTATGACCTGATAGATAGCAGAAAGGGCATTCAAAAACTTCATCACTACTCAACGGAACAATATTTTCTGTTGTATCTACTTTAAGAGTTGTGTATTCAATTAATGAGTTAAGGACATTGGATGGCATACGCTGATCCACGTCCCAGTCGCCAGACTCATACTGAAGCCTTGTAAAGAAAAAAGCATTGCTATTATTTCGTATGGCTACTAATTTATTTTTCATTTATTCAGTTCAATCTGCTGGCTGCCTCTCTATTCCAATATTCAAAGAAACAATCTACTGATTTGACTCTAAGTTGCAAGCCAATAATACCACATCAAAAATTATTTATTTAAACGGCTATTTAAAAGCATGAATACTTACCGCTTATGGAAACAGCAGCATTAAGAGCATAACCGAGAGTACATCTTATTCAGTGTGATTAAAAATATTTTCAACCATTTGTAACAATCATTCAATCTATGGATCAAATGGGAAATTTTAAACAACTAGACAAATGAAAAAATTACTATTCACACTCGCTGCATTGATTTTGATAAACTTATCATATGGTCAATCACCCATTAAAG
This genomic window contains:
- a CDS encoding AAA family ATPase, translated to MEQDIEKAEGEVVQLVEKLSDLKKEIAKVIVGQNEIVDQLIITFLAGGHALLEGVPGLAKTLMIRTLSEAMHLKFRRIQFTPDLMPSDIVGTEILEEDHSTGKKFFKFNEGPIFSNIVLADEINRTPPKTQSALLEAMQEFEVTYAGKTYSLDKPFLILATQNPIEQAGTFPLPEAQLDRFLLYIQLDYPGEAEETEILKSTTGKKKEKVNGVISGEDIVKLQSMVRDVPISDDLVSLVSRLVRATRPATTISDYVKEWVAWGAGPRAGQAIILTAKANALQEGRLCVTKADIEKVALPVLRHRVIVNFKAEAEGVTSDDVTKQLLKSTEITSNGVV
- a CDS encoding DUF4159 domain-containing protein — encoded protein: MKNKLVAIRNNSNAFFFTRLQYESGDWDVDQRMPSNVLNSLIEYTTLKVDTTENIVPLSSDEVFECPFCYLSGHKLVQFSDKENENFKKYVENGGFVFVDDCNHDIDGLFAKSFEEQMIRTFGANKLKKIPNDHSIYSSFFTFEDGPPTTSQELNGWGDDLVHDYLKAVEVDGRIGVLYSNKDYGCEWDYDFRNKRWYKIDNTRFAVNIVMYALTS